One stretch of Sulfuricystis multivorans DNA includes these proteins:
- the rplA gene encoding 50S ribosomal protein L1 has translation MARHSKRVRALRAKIDRSKSYPLTEALSLVKENATAKFNESIDVAVNLGVDAKKSDQVVRGSVVLPAGTGKTVRVAVFAQGAKAEEARAAGADIVGFDDLAATVKSGTIDFDVCIATPDAMKVVGQLGQILGPRGLMPNPKVGTVTMDVATAVKNAKAGQVQYRTDKAGIVMCTIGRASFTVEQLQQNMAALIEALNKAKPAAAKGQYLKKVSVSSTMGPGVRVDQASLAGVQT, from the coding sequence ATGGCAAGGCATTCCAAGCGTGTACGGGCATTGCGTGCCAAAATCGATCGCAGCAAGAGCTATCCCTTGACGGAAGCGTTGTCGCTGGTCAAAGAAAATGCCACGGCAAAGTTCAACGAGTCGATCGACGTCGCAGTGAATCTGGGTGTGGATGCGAAGAAATCCGACCAGGTCGTGCGCGGCTCCGTCGTCCTACCTGCCGGGACGGGAAAAACGGTGCGTGTTGCGGTATTCGCGCAGGGCGCCAAGGCAGAGGAGGCCCGTGCCGCGGGTGCGGACATCGTCGGCTTCGACGACTTGGCCGCCACTGTAAAGTCCGGCACGATCGATTTCGATGTCTGCATCGCCACCCCGGATGCAATGAAAGTGGTTGGCCAACTAGGCCAGATTCTCGGTCCGCGCGGCTTGATGCCGAACCCTAAGGTGGGCACCGTGACCATGGATGTCGCAACGGCCGTCAAGAATGCCAAGGCGGGCCAGGTGCAGTATCGCACCGACAAGGCCGGCATCGTGATGTGCACCATCGGTCGGGCATCGTTCACAGTCGAACAATTACAGCAGAACATGGCTGCACTGATCGAAGCTCTCAACAAAGCCAAGCCGGCTGCCGCCAAGGGGCAATATTTGAAGAAGGTTTCCGTGTCCTCGACCATGGGGCCTGGTGTGCGAGTCGATCAGGCGTCTTTGGCGGGGGTTCAGACATAA
- the rplL gene encoding 50S ribosomal protein L7/L12 translates to MAVSKAEILDAIAGMTVLELSELIKEMEEKFGVSAAATAVAVAAPAAGGAAAPAAEEKTEFTVVLQAAGEKKVEVIKVVRAATGLGLKEAKDLVDGAPKPVKEGIPKADAEALKKQLEDAGAKVEIK, encoded by the coding sequence ATGGCTGTTAGCAAAGCTGAAATCCTCGATGCCATCGCTGGCATGACCGTTCTGGAACTTTCCGAACTGATCAAGGAAATGGAAGAAAAATTCGGTGTTTCTGCCGCTGCGACCGCCGTCGCCGTGGCGGCTCCGGCCGCCGGCGGTGCTGCTGCTCCGGCTGCCGAAGAAAAGACCGAATTTACCGTCGTGCTGCAGGCCGCAGGCGAAAAGAAGGTCGAAGTCATCAAGGTCGTGCGTGCCGCGACTGGTCTTGGTCTCAAGGAAGCCAAGGATCTCGTCGATGGTGCTCCGAAGCCGGTCAAAGAAGGCATTCCAAAGGCCGATGCCGAGGCGCTCAAGAAGCAGCTGGAAGACGCTGGCGCGAAGGTCGAAATCAAGTAA
- the nusG gene encoding transcription termination/antitermination protein NusG codes for MTKRWYVVHAYSGFEKSVQRALTERIARAGMQDKFGQILVPVEEVVEMKSGQKSISERKFFPGYVLVEMEMNDDTWHLVKSTPKVTGFVGGTATKPTPITEKEVEKIMQQMQEGVEKPRPKVLFEVGEMVRIKDGPFTDFNGTVEEVNYEKNRLRVSVSIFGRATPVELEFAQVEKA; via the coding sequence ATGACGAAACGCTGGTACGTGGTGCACGCCTATTCGGGCTTTGAAAAATCGGTGCAGCGCGCCCTGACGGAACGGATCGCGCGCGCCGGGATGCAGGACAAGTTTGGCCAGATTCTCGTGCCGGTCGAAGAGGTGGTCGAGATGAAGAGCGGCCAAAAAAGTATTTCCGAACGCAAGTTCTTTCCCGGCTATGTGTTGGTCGAGATGGAAATGAACGACGATACCTGGCATCTGGTGAAGAGCACGCCCAAGGTGACGGGTTTCGTCGGTGGAACTGCGACCAAGCCAACGCCGATCACCGAAAAGGAAGTCGAGAAAATCATGCAGCAGATGCAGGAGGGGGTGGAAAAACCCCGTCCCAAGGTGCTGTTCGAAGTCGGCGAGATGGTACGCATCAAGGATGGGCCCTTCACCGATTTCAATGGCACGGTAGAGGAAGTGAATTATGAAAAGAACCGCTTGCGTGTTTCAGTGAGCATTTTCGGGCGTGCCACCCCAGTCGAACTCGAGTTTGCGCAGGTCGAGAAAGCATAG
- a CDS encoding FAD-binding oxidoreductase yields the protein MKTLTTPLPAALRDALTSRFGSRFTTSAAVCAHHGKDESSHAPMPPDAVVFAQSTAEVAAAVALCHAHKVPVIAYGTGTSLEGHLLAVHGGVCIDLSQMNRILAIRPEDLDATVEAGVTRKALNAALHDSGLFFPIDPGADASLGGMAATRASGTNAVRYGTMRENVLAATVVLPDGRIIKTGTRAKKSAAGYDLTRLFVGSEGTLGIITELTVRLHPQPEAIASAVCAFPDIPTAVDTVIQTIQIGIPVARIELLDKLSIHAINRYSKTRLREAPTLFFELHGSPAGVAEQTAALRAIAAEHGSMDFEWANKPEDRSRLWQARHDAYYACLALQPGAHSLTTDVCVPISQLAECIAATRADLEATGLTAPLLGHVGDGNFHMLILVHPQDAPGLAKAQAFAQRLAERAIAMDGTCTGEHGIGLGKKKFMALEHGADALAVMRAIKQCIDPDNLMNPGKILPD from the coding sequence ATGAAGACGCTCACAACACCGCTCCCAGCCGCCCTACGGGACGCTCTGACAAGCCGCTTCGGCAGCCGCTTCACGACCAGCGCCGCCGTCTGCGCACATCATGGCAAGGACGAATCCTCGCATGCTCCCATGCCGCCGGATGCAGTTGTTTTCGCCCAATCCACCGCGGAGGTCGCTGCGGCCGTCGCCCTTTGCCATGCGCACAAAGTGCCGGTCATCGCCTATGGCACCGGCACATCGCTCGAAGGTCATCTGCTCGCGGTGCATGGCGGCGTCTGCATCGACCTGTCGCAAATGAACCGCATCCTGGCGATCCGCCCCGAAGATCTGGATGCCACGGTCGAAGCCGGTGTCACACGCAAAGCGCTGAACGCCGCGCTGCACGATTCCGGGCTGTTCTTCCCGATCGATCCAGGGGCGGATGCCAGCCTCGGCGGCATGGCGGCAACGCGCGCCTCGGGCACCAATGCGGTGCGCTATGGCACAATGCGTGAAAACGTGCTCGCCGCCACGGTCGTGCTCCCCGATGGCCGCATCATCAAGACTGGCACACGCGCGAAGAAATCCGCTGCCGGCTATGACCTCACCCGTCTGTTCGTCGGTTCCGAAGGCACCCTGGGCATCATTACCGAGCTGACCGTACGTCTGCATCCGCAGCCGGAAGCGATCGCCAGCGCCGTTTGTGCATTTCCCGACATCCCGACTGCGGTGGATACCGTGATCCAGACCATCCAGATCGGCATTCCCGTCGCGCGCATCGAACTGCTGGACAAGCTTTCGATCCACGCCATCAATCGCTACAGCAAAACTCGCCTGCGCGAGGCGCCGACGCTGTTTTTCGAGCTGCATGGCTCGCCGGCCGGCGTGGCCGAGCAGACCGCGGCCCTGCGGGCCATCGCCGCCGAGCATGGCAGCATGGATTTCGAATGGGCCAACAAGCCCGAAGACCGTTCGCGCCTCTGGCAGGCGCGTCACGATGCCTATTACGCCTGCCTCGCCCTTCAGCCAGGGGCGCATTCGCTCACCACCGATGTCTGTGTGCCGATCTCGCAACTTGCCGAGTGCATCGCGGCCACGCGCGCCGACCTCGAAGCCACCGGGCTCACGGCGCCCCTTCTGGGACATGTCGGCGACGGCAACTTCCATATGCTGATCCTCGTGCATCCGCAGGACGCCCCCGGGCTCGCCAAAGCGCAAGCCTTCGCGCAACGGCTCGCCGAACGTGCGATCGCGATGGACGGCACTTGCACCGGCGAGCATGGCATTGGCCTCGGCAAGAAGAAGTTCATGGCGCTCGAACATGGCGCAGACGCGCTCGCCGTGATGCGCGCGATCAAGCAGTGCATCGACCCGGACAATCTGATGAACCCCGGCAAGATCCTGCCCGACTGA
- a CDS encoding class I SAM-dependent methyltransferase: MRNSSLEHSPLKGALLAQLGGAAATFLFVAGLSRLSSADFLRIPLLIALLQGGLAAMIALKLKAPRWWIPIHLVFMPLVVLVHGLDIAPGWFLAAFVLLLLVFWRTDASRVPLYLTNRATADALLELLPAVPCHILDLGCGDGGLLRRLALARPDCLFTGIEHAPLTWLVARLRCAGLPNVTILRRDFWTVSFGGHAVVYAFLSPAPMPRLWVKAQREMSPGALLVSNSFAVPEQPADATIEVADRRNTRLFLYHPVPDG, from the coding sequence GTGCGGAATTCGTCGCTTGAGCACTCGCCGCTAAAAGGCGCGCTCCTTGCCCAACTCGGCGGCGCGGCGGCGACTTTCCTGTTCGTCGCCGGATTGAGTCGTCTGTCTTCGGCCGATTTCTTGCGCATCCCGCTGCTGATCGCGCTGCTGCAAGGCGGGCTGGCGGCGATGATCGCGCTCAAACTCAAGGCCCCGCGCTGGTGGATTCCGATCCACCTCGTCTTCATGCCGCTGGTGGTCCTGGTGCACGGCCTCGATATCGCGCCCGGCTGGTTCCTCGCCGCTTTCGTTCTGTTGCTACTCGTCTTCTGGCGCACGGACGCAAGCCGCGTGCCACTTTACCTGACCAATCGCGCGACGGCGGATGCCCTGCTCGAGCTGCTGCCCGCCGTGCCCTGCCACATCCTCGATCTGGGCTGCGGCGACGGCGGCCTGCTGCGCCGACTGGCGCTGGCCCGGCCCGACTGTCTGTTCACCGGCATCGAGCATGCGCCGCTTACCTGGCTCGTCGCGCGGCTACGCTGCGCCGGCCTGCCCAACGTGACGATCCTGAGGCGCGATTTCTGGACCGTATCGTTCGGCGGCCATGCCGTGGTGTACGCCTTCCTGTCGCCGGCGCCGATGCCACGGCTCTGGGTCAAGGCGCAGCGGGAGATGTCACCGGGCGCCTTGCTGGTCAGCAACAGTTTTGCAGTGCCCGAACAGCCGGCGGACGCCACGATCGAAGTCGCCGATCGCCGGAATACGCGGCTGTTTCTCTATCACCCCGTCCCGGACGGATAA
- the rplK gene encoding 50S ribosomal protein L11 → MAKKIVGYIKLQVPAGKANPSPPIGPALGQRGLNIMEFCKAFNAQTQGLEPGLPIPVVITAYADKSFTFVMKTPPATVLIKKAAGVQKGSAKPHTDKVGKITRAQAEEIAKTKMKDLTAADMEAAVRTIAGSARSMGITVEGV, encoded by the coding sequence ATGGCGAAGAAAATCGTCGGCTACATCAAGCTGCAAGTGCCGGCCGGCAAGGCGAACCCCTCGCCGCCAATCGGTCCCGCGCTCGGCCAGCGCGGTCTCAACATCATGGAATTCTGCAAGGCCTTCAATGCCCAGACCCAAGGGCTGGAGCCTGGCCTGCCAATCCCCGTGGTGATTACCGCTTATGCGGACAAGTCCTTTACCTTCGTAATGAAGACGCCGCCGGCAACGGTTTTGATCAAGAAGGCGGCTGGTGTCCAGAAGGGTTCTGCGAAGCCGCACACTGACAAGGTCGGCAAGATCACTCGTGCGCAAGCCGAGGAAATCGCGAAAACAAAAATGAAGGATCTGACTGCCGCCGACATGGAGGCGGCAGTACGTACCATCGCGGGTTCCGCCCGCAGTATGGGTATTACCGTGGAGGGCGTGTGA
- the rplJ gene encoding 50S ribosomal protein L10 has product MGLNLEDKKAVVAEVSAVVAGAQSIIVAEYRGLEVGDITALRADARKAGVYLRVLKNTLVRRAVAGTPFEGLAEKMVGPLIYGISKDPVAAAKLLHDFGKSNPKLVVKAGAMPNYVMDAEGVKALASMPSRDELLAKLLGTMQAPIAQFVRTLNEIPTKFVRGLAAVRDAKEAA; this is encoded by the coding sequence ATGGGTCTCAATCTTGAAGACAAGAAGGCGGTCGTTGCCGAAGTGTCTGCCGTAGTGGCAGGCGCCCAGTCGATCATCGTCGCCGAGTACCGTGGTCTCGAGGTGGGGGATATCACCGCCCTGCGTGCCGATGCACGTAAGGCGGGTGTGTATCTGCGTGTGCTGAAAAACACCCTGGTGCGCCGTGCCGTCGCTGGTACGCCGTTCGAGGGGCTTGCCGAAAAAATGGTCGGCCCGCTGATCTATGGGATTTCCAAAGATCCGGTTGCTGCGGCCAAGCTATTGCATGATTTCGGCAAAAGCAACCCGAAACTCGTCGTCAAGGCGGGTGCCATGCCGAATTACGTCATGGATGCGGAAGGTGTCAAGGCGCTCGCCTCGATGCCCAGCCGCGACGAGTTGTTGGCCAAGTTGCTCGGCACCATGCAGGCACCGATCGCCCAGTTCGTCCGCACCCTCAACGAAATCCCGACGAAGTTCGTCCGGGGGCTCGCTGCGGTGCGCGACGCCAAAGAGGCTGCGTAA
- a CDS encoding DUF6537 domain-containing protein — translation MKYKAISAPTSVSSTQPNFAAARRARLFAKTDFFERIAARFEGDDHIHFHLASPLLARPDPNTGVIAKRRYGPWMMALLSRLARLPRLRNTRWDIVAHTPERRLARQLLAEYEEDLELILERLDADELPATHELAAWPERVRGFGPVREKSLLPARQRRENARAEFVA, via the coding sequence GTGAAATACAAAGCAATAAGTGCGCCAACCTCAGTTTCCTCGACGCAGCCAAATTTCGCGGCGGCACGCCGCGCTCGACTATTCGCCAAGACCGATTTTTTCGAGCGTATCGCCGCACGCTTCGAGGGAGATGACCACATCCACTTCCATCTCGCGTCGCCGCTTTTGGCGCGCCCCGATCCGAACACCGGCGTGATTGCCAAACGCCGCTATGGCCCTTGGATGATGGCGCTGCTGAGCCGACTGGCCAGGCTGCCCCGGCTGCGTAACACGCGTTGGGACATCGTCGCGCACACACCGGAGCGCCGGCTCGCCCGGCAATTGCTCGCGGAGTACGAAGAGGATCTCGAACTGATCCTCGAACGGCTCGATGCCGACGAGTTGCCCGCCACGCACGAGCTTGCCGCTTGGCCAGAGAGGGTGCGCGGCTTCGGTCCCGTGCGCGAAAAGTCTCTGCTTCCGGCAAGGCAGCGAAGGGAAAACGCCCGTGCGGAATTCGTCGCTTGA
- the secE gene encoding preprotein translocase subunit SecE, with amino-acid sequence MADKLKIALALLLLVAGIAGFYLLAEQALVVRVLSVLLGVVAGIAVVWFTEPGQRFVVFGREAIVEAKKVVWPTRKETVQTTLVVFGFVVVMAVVLFLTDKTLEWVLYDLVLGWKKS; translated from the coding sequence ATGGCCGATAAACTGAAGATTGCCTTGGCGCTGTTACTGCTCGTGGCGGGAATCGCAGGCTTTTATCTTCTTGCCGAGCAGGCGCTCGTGGTGCGTGTGCTTTCGGTTCTCCTCGGTGTCGTCGCGGGTATCGCAGTTGTCTGGTTTACTGAGCCGGGGCAGCGCTTCGTGGTGTTTGGCCGGGAAGCAATCGTCGAGGCCAAGAAAGTCGTCTGGCCGACGCGCAAGGAAACCGTGCAGACCACGTTGGTCGTCTTCGGCTTCGTGGTCGTGATGGCCGTGGTTCTCTTCCTGACGGACAAGACACTGGAATGGGTTCTCTACGACCTGGTGCTGGGCTGGAAAAAATCATGA
- the tuf gene encoding elongation factor Tu — MAKGKFERTKPHVNVGTIGHVDHGKTTLTAAITTILASKFGGEAKKYDEIDAAPEEKARGITINTAHVEYETANRHYAHVDCPGHADYVKNMITGAAQMDGAILVVSAADGPMPQTREHILLARQVGVPYIIVFLNKCDMVDDPELLELVEMEVRELLSKYDFPGDEVPIIKGSALKAMEGDKGELGEQAILKLAEALDSYIPTPERAIDKPFLMPIEDVFSISGRGTVVTGRVERGVIKVGDEIEIVGIRPTIKTTCTGVEMFRKLLDQGQAGDNVGVLLRGTKREEVERGQVLAKPGTITPHTHFTAEVYVLSKDEGGRHTPFFNGYRPQFYFRTTDVTGAVELPAGVEMVMPGDNVQMTVKLIAPIAMEEGLRFAIREGGRTVGAGVVAKIIE, encoded by the coding sequence ATGGCAAAAGGAAAGTTTGAGCGTACGAAGCCGCACGTGAATGTGGGGACGATTGGGCACGTGGATCATGGCAAGACCACGTTGACGGCGGCGATTACGACGATATTGGCGTCGAAGTTTGGTGGAGAGGCGAAGAAATATGATGAGATTGATGCGGCGCCGGAAGAGAAGGCGCGGGGCATCACCATCAACACGGCGCACGTTGAGTACGAGACGGCGAACCGACACTACGCACACGTTGACTGTCCGGGCCATGCGGACTACGTGAAGAACATGATCACTGGGGCGGCGCAGATGGACGGTGCGATTTTGGTGGTATCGGCGGCGGACGGTCCGATGCCGCAGACCCGCGAGCACATCCTGCTGGCGCGTCAAGTGGGCGTGCCGTACATCATTGTGTTTCTGAACAAATGCGACATGGTGGATGATCCTGAGCTGCTTGAGCTGGTTGAAATGGAAGTGCGCGAGCTGCTCAGCAAGTACGATTTTCCGGGCGACGAAGTGCCGATCATCAAAGGTTCGGCGCTGAAAGCGATGGAAGGCGACAAAGGCGAGCTGGGGGAGCAGGCGATCCTGAAGCTGGCGGAAGCGCTGGACAGCTACATTCCGACGCCGGAGCGTGCCATTGACAAGCCGTTTTTGATGCCGATCGAAGACGTCTTCTCGATCTCTGGGCGAGGCACGGTCGTCACGGGTCGGGTCGAGCGTGGTGTCATCAAAGTGGGTGATGAAATCGAAATCGTCGGCATTCGGCCGACCATCAAGACCACCTGCACGGGAGTGGAAATGTTCCGCAAGCTGCTCGACCAAGGGCAAGCGGGGGACAACGTTGGCGTGCTGCTGCGCGGCACCAAGCGGGAAGAAGTCGAGCGGGGCCAAGTGTTGGCCAAGCCGGGCACGATCACCCCGCACACGCACTTCACGGCGGAAGTGTATGTGCTGTCGAAGGACGAAGGTGGGCGGCACACGCCGTTCTTCAATGGCTATCGTCCGCAGTTTTACTTCCGCACGACGGACGTGACGGGGGCGGTGGAACTGCCGGCGGGGGTTGAGATGGTGATGCCGGGGGACAACGTGCAGATGACGGTGAAGCTGATTGCGCCGATCGCGATGGAAGAAGGTCTGCGCTTCGCGATCCGCGAAGGCGGCCGCACCGTCGGCGCCGGCGTCGTCGCGAAAATCATCGAGTAA
- a CDS encoding AEC family transporter — translation MNAVLTLLPDFALILLGLALRRWMALGDHFWTGVEKLVYFVLFPALLFNAMTKTPLTFSAVPLLATGAAAMAGAMLLAMLVRPLFSLTPVSFASQFQCAFRFNSYIGLAVAAKLHGAAGIAAMGLLVGSMVPLANLAAVGMLARHGETTVWRELAKNPLFLATLVSLAWNLGGLPVPAPFGQFLGRLAEAAIALGLLAVGAALKLRGAIGREGRVAAGYFLAVKLLAMPLIAWLVARQAGLGGVHFDVALVFAALPTASSAYILAQRMGGDGARVAWLISASTLMGMVTLPLWLATRAFLA, via the coding sequence GTGAACGCCGTCCTGACGCTGCTCCCCGATTTCGCGCTGATCCTGCTCGGGCTTGCGCTGCGCCGCTGGATGGCGCTGGGCGACCATTTCTGGACGGGGGTGGAAAAGCTCGTCTACTTCGTGCTGTTTCCGGCGCTGCTGTTCAACGCGATGACCAAGACGCCACTGACGTTCTCTGCCGTGCCGTTGCTCGCCACCGGTGCGGCGGCGATGGCGGGTGCGATGCTGCTGGCCATGTTGGTGCGGCCGCTTTTCTCTCTCACGCCGGTGTCCTTCGCTTCGCAGTTCCAGTGCGCCTTCCGCTTCAATTCCTACATCGGTCTGGCGGTGGCGGCCAAGCTGCACGGCGCTGCCGGCATCGCGGCGATGGGCCTTTTGGTCGGCAGCATGGTGCCGTTGGCGAATCTCGCGGCGGTCGGCATGCTGGCGCGTCATGGCGAAACCACGGTGTGGCGCGAGCTGGCGAAGAATCCGCTGTTTCTGGCGACACTGGTGTCGCTGGCCTGGAATCTCGGCGGGCTGCCGGTACCGGCGCCGTTCGGCCAGTTCCTCGGCCGGCTTGCCGAGGCGGCGATCGCCCTGGGGCTGTTGGCGGTCGGCGCGGCGCTCAAGCTGCGCGGCGCGATCGGCCGGGAGGGGCGCGTCGCGGCCGGTTATTTCCTGGCGGTGAAACTGCTGGCGATGCCGCTGATCGCCTGGCTGGTGGCGCGCCAGGCCGGGCTTGGCGGCGTGCATTTCGATGTCGCGCTAGTGTTCGCGGCGCTGCCGACGGCCTCTTCGGCCTACATTCTCGCGCAGCGCATGGGCGGCGATGGCGCGCGGGTGGCCTGGCTCATCTCGGCCAGCACCCTCATGGGCATGGTGACGTTACCGCTGTGGCTCGCCACCCGGGCTTTTCTTGCGTGA
- a CDS encoding PhaM family polyhydroxyalkanoate granule multifunctional regulatory protein, with protein MTNASDPNPGDPLEFVKNMWSNMGFALPGMVAPTVDTDELAKRIADLKAVEGWLKSNLNLLQMTIQGLEMQRATLLAFQQMGQAAQEAAKEAEKSPPSNPFLDPAAWQAPWEFMKSALAPEPAVTKAPAQDATAAKPKRSRKKSPGGEPQR; from the coding sequence ATGACGAACGCGTCCGATCCGAATCCCGGCGACCCGCTGGAATTCGTCAAAAACATGTGGAGCAACATGGGGTTTGCGCTGCCGGGCATGGTCGCGCCGACCGTCGATACCGACGAGTTGGCCAAGCGCATCGCCGATCTGAAGGCCGTCGAGGGCTGGCTGAAATCCAACCTGAACCTGCTGCAGATGACCATCCAGGGGCTCGAAATGCAGCGCGCGACCCTGTTGGCTTTTCAGCAGATGGGTCAGGCCGCGCAGGAAGCCGCCAAGGAAGCGGAAAAGTCTCCACCGAGCAATCCCTTCCTCGATCCGGCCGCCTGGCAGGCGCCTTGGGAGTTCATGAAAAGCGCCCTCGCCCCAGAGCCGGCGGTGACCAAAGCCCCGGCGCAAGACGCCACCGCCGCCAAGCCGAAGCGCTCACGCAAGAAAAGCCCGGGTGGCGAGCCACAGCGGTAA
- a CDS encoding response regulator transcription factor encodes MRILVIEDHALVREGLLLALKALEDSADTSPLEILGARDADEATRLIEQNDDFDLCLLDLMLPGTGGLAFLGVLRKRYPHIPVVVLSALDDADTVTKVMKGGAAGFVSKASPTDVLLGALREVLAGEIWLPPEYRGMSGKRKRARTVAERYGLTKSQACVLELLAEGKTNREIAELLGVTEGTVKIHVSAIFKALGVSNRSQALLVAQGKN; translated from the coding sequence TTGCGTATCCTGGTCATCGAAGACCACGCGCTGGTGCGCGAAGGTCTGCTCTTGGCGTTGAAGGCGCTGGAAGATTCGGCCGATACGAGCCCGCTTGAGATTCTCGGCGCGCGCGATGCCGACGAGGCGACGCGGCTCATCGAGCAGAACGATGATTTCGACCTTTGTCTGCTCGATCTGATGCTGCCGGGTACCGGCGGGCTTGCGTTTTTGGGTGTGCTGCGCAAGCGTTATCCGCACATTCCGGTGGTCGTCCTTTCGGCGCTCGACGATGCCGACACGGTGACGAAGGTGATGAAGGGCGGCGCGGCGGGCTTCGTCTCCAAGGCGAGCCCCACCGACGTTCTGCTCGGCGCCCTGCGTGAAGTGCTGGCCGGCGAGATCTGGCTGCCACCCGAATACCGGGGCATGTCCGGCAAAAGGAAGCGTGCGCGCACCGTCGCCGAACGTTACGGCCTGACGAAGAGTCAGGCCTGCGTGCTCGAGTTGCTCGCCGAGGGCAAGACCAACCGCGAGATCGCTGAGCTGCTCGGCGTCACCGAAGGCACGGTGAAGATCCACGTCTCGGCGATCTTCAAGGCGCTGGGCGTCAGCAACCGCTCGCAGGCCCTCTTGGTGGCGCAGGGAAAAAATTGA